The DNA window GGCAAGCGCGGGCACCCGCTCGGGCTCGCTGTCGTAGAGCGCCTTCTCGCGCACGTTCCACTCCTCGAGCATCGCCTGGGAGGGCAGGCAACCGATCAGCCCCGGATGGATCATCCCGGCGAACTCGACCCCGGGAATATGCCGGGACTTGGTGAACATGCCGTTGAACTCCCAGATCGACTTCTGCGCCTCGGGGAAGTGCTCGGTGAGAAAGCCGCCACCGTTTCGTTTGGAGAAGAAGCCGTTGAAGCCCCACTGGCTCTCCTCGAAGGTACCGATGTCGAGGATGTCCACCACCAGCAGGTCGCCGGGCTCTGCGCCCTCCACTCCCACCGGGCCGGAGAGGAAGTGCACCTGGGTGAGATCCACGTCGCGCACATCGGCGGCGCTGTCGTCGTCGTGGATCTGGCCGCCGGTCCAGTCGTGGCACTCGACGATGAAATCGTCGCCGGGCTTGACCATCGCCGCCATCGGAATGTCCGGGTGCCAGCGGTTGTGGACCTGCTCGTTTTCGTAGGGCGAGCTGCTCAGATCGATCTTGATGATGGTATCGGCCATGGTCTGGGTTCCTTGGGCTGCGTTGATCCGATGGAAAGCGGCGTGGTCGAGCCACCGGCACGACGGCAGCGCCTTCCCGCCCATCCCACTATCGACAAACGCAGACGACGCCACTATTGGTGAAAGCACCACCGAGACTACGTCATTCGACGTATTGCCCGGCATCGGTGGAACGCCCTCCAAGGTATGCATCACGGCTCGATTCATCCGGCATCCCCGTACATGCGATACACTGGCCAAAAGTGCATTCCGTCGGGAGCCATTCACATGCTGCTGGATGAACTGCATCGACAACGAGATACCATCGAAGCGCTCGCACGCCGCTATGGTGCACGTCGGATTCGGGTGTTCGGCTCGGTGGCCCGGGGGGAAGAAGGTCCCGATAGCGATGTGGACTTTCTGGTCGAGTTCGAGCCTGGTTACGACCTGTTCACTCAGCGGCTACCCTTGGCCGAACGCCTGGAAGAGATCACCGGGCATCGGGTCGATTTGATTCCCGAGCATGAGTTGAATCGGCACCTGCGCAGCCGGGTCCTGTCGGAGGCCAGAGAGATATGAGCCAAGGCAGGACCAAGGACTGGTCGCTTTATGCCCGACATATTCTGGACACCATTGGCAAACTGGAGCGAATACGCGCACGTGGCGATATTCGGCGGGACGAAGTGCTATTCGACGCCGCCTTGCGCAATCTCCAGACATCGTCCGAGGCGACACAGCGGCTTCCCGACGATATCAAAACGCAATACCCCGACATTCCCTGGCGGCAAATCAGCGGCTTTCGCAACATTCTGGTTCACAATTATCTAGGGGACATCGACCCCCAGACCGTTCAGTCGGTCATCGAGGATCATTTTTCCGCCGCTGG is part of the Halotalea alkalilenta genome and encodes:
- a CDS encoding nucleotidyltransferase family protein; this translates as MLLDELHRQRDTIEALARRYGARRIRVFGSVARGEEGPDSDVDFLVEFEPGYDLFTQRLPLAERLEEITGHRVDLIPEHELNRHLRSRVLSEAREI
- a CDS encoding HepT-like ribonuclease domain-containing protein, with product MSQGRTKDWSLYARHILDTIGKLERIRARGDIRRDEVLFDAALRNLQTSSEATQRLPDDIKTQYPDIPWRQISGFRNILVHNYLGDIDPQTVQSVIEDHFSAAGSGHLQHARRQR